In the Advenella kashmirensis WT001 genome, one interval contains:
- a CDS encoding TonB-dependent copper receptor, which translates to MKHPCFHVSATICSACMLLPWQSQANTQKAVVPMLEPVVITSVAPSSSLMMSTNPKRPRQPLPASDGTDYLKTIPGFAAIRNGGTNGDPILRGMFGSRLNVLTNGSSMPGACPSRMDAPSSYISPENFDALTVIKGPQTVLWGPGASAGTVKFDRDTPRFTKSELRFDGSLTAGSFGRNDQAADLTVGNETFYVRTTANHSHSDDYKDGNHNTIPSRWDKWNADLTLGFTPDQDTLLELTGGIGDGKARYAGRGMDGSQFKRESLGLTFEKSNIGPVLNKIEAQLYYNYADHVMDNYTLRTPDPRSSMRMPMASNVDRATWGGRVAATFDIAQNTDLVTGIDWQQSRHRARMGTAMHSYKDKAWEKDAEFGNLGLFGEATWHATQRDRLIAGLRIDWASVKDFRQTIGMMKMANPTAGQRRRESLPSGFLRYEKDLQSVPASVYVGVGHVTRFPDYWELFSPRKGPEGSVNAFQGVKPEKTTQLDIGAQYKNDYFQAWMSAYAGYVQDFILFDYQTGGRMGSTTMARNVNASIMGAESGFTYQLNPSWQIGSTLAYAWGRNRTDSAPLPQIPPLEAKLTLSYENGPWSAGALWRLVAGQHRIAMNKGNVVGRDFGQSSGFGVLSLNTSYAFSKHAKLTVGIDNVLNKQYSEHLNLAGNAGFGFPSHTRVNEPGRSAWAQLNLQF; encoded by the coding sequence ATGAAACACCCATGCTTTCATGTTTCTGCGACCATCTGCTCTGCCTGCATGCTTCTGCCTTGGCAGTCTCAGGCAAATACTCAAAAAGCCGTCGTTCCCATGCTGGAGCCGGTCGTGATCACGTCCGTCGCGCCGTCTTCGTCGTTAATGATGTCAACAAATCCAAAACGGCCACGCCAGCCCCTGCCTGCCAGCGACGGTACCGATTATTTAAAAACCATACCGGGCTTTGCTGCTATCAGAAATGGCGGAACCAATGGCGACCCCATATTGCGGGGAATGTTTGGCTCCCGGTTGAATGTGCTGACAAACGGCTCTTCTATGCCCGGTGCATGCCCGTCACGCATGGATGCACCCAGCTCCTACATTTCACCAGAGAACTTTGATGCATTAACCGTGATCAAAGGGCCGCAAACCGTTTTGTGGGGGCCGGGGGCATCAGCCGGCACAGTAAAGTTTGATCGCGATACACCACGGTTTACCAAGTCAGAATTGCGCTTTGATGGCAGTCTGACCGCTGGTTCGTTCGGCAGAAATGATCAGGCTGCTGATCTGACCGTGGGCAACGAAACCTTTTACGTTCGTACAACGGCCAATCACTCCCACTCGGATGACTATAAGGATGGTAATCACAACACAATTCCATCACGTTGGGATAAATGGAATGCAGATTTGACCCTGGGCTTTACGCCAGACCAAGACACGCTACTTGAGCTGACGGGCGGGATAGGGGACGGGAAGGCACGATATGCTGGCAGGGGCATGGACGGGTCTCAATTTAAGCGCGAAAGTCTTGGGCTGACATTTGAAAAGAGCAACATTGGCCCTGTTCTGAACAAAATTGAGGCTCAGTTGTATTACAACTATGCTGATCACGTGATGGATAACTATACGTTGCGCACGCCCGATCCCAGGAGCTCAATGCGTATGCCGATGGCAAGTAATGTTGATCGTGCAACGTGGGGCGGACGCGTTGCTGCGACGTTTGATATTGCACAAAATACAGATCTGGTTACCGGGATTGACTGGCAACAAAGCCGCCATCGCGCACGCATGGGCACAGCTATGCATTCCTATAAAGACAAGGCATGGGAAAAAGATGCCGAATTCGGCAATCTGGGCCTGTTCGGCGAAGCCACCTGGCACGCGACACAGCGGGATCGCCTGATAGCGGGCTTGCGTATTGATTGGGCGTCGGTCAAGGACTTTCGACAAACCATCGGTATGATGAAAATGGCCAACCCCACTGCCGGTCAGCGCCGACGGGAAAGTCTGCCCAGTGGCTTTTTAAGGTATGAGAAAGACCTGCAATCGGTCCCGGCAAGTGTGTACGTTGGCGTCGGGCACGTTACCCGTTTTCCTGATTACTGGGAGCTATTTTCTCCCAGGAAAGGTCCGGAGGGATCGGTCAACGCATTCCAGGGAGTGAAGCCCGAGAAAACGACGCAGCTCGACATCGGCGCACAATACAAAAACGACTACTTCCAGGCCTGGATGTCCGCGTACGCTGGCTATGTACAGGACTTTATTCTTTTCGATTACCAGACTGGCGGCAGGATGGGATCAACCACAATGGCACGTAATGTAAATGCCTCCATCATGGGAGCCGAAAGCGGCTTTACCTATCAGCTTAACCCAAGCTGGCAAATAGGGTCGACATTGGCTTATGCCTGGGGAAGAAACCGGACAGATAGTGCTCCATTACCGCAGATCCCGCCGCTGGAAGCCAAGCTGACGCTTTCCTACGAAAATGGACCGTGGTCAGCTGGCGCGCTCTGGCGTCTGGTCGCCGGCCAACACCGCATCGCAATGAACAAGGGTAATGTGGTGGGCAGGGATTTTGGGCAGAGTTCAGGATTTGGCGTCCTCTCTCTGAATACGAGCTACGCATTCAGTAAGCACGCCAAATTGACGGTTGGCATTGATAACGTATTGAATAAACAATACAGCGAACATCTGAATCTGGCCGGAAACGCGGGCTTTGGTTTCCCATCACACACACGCGTGAACGAACCCGGGCGATCTGCCTGGGCGCAACTGAATCTGCAGTTCTGA